A region of Candidatus Binatia bacterium DNA encodes the following proteins:
- a CDS encoding CoA ester lyase: protein MFVLDGGKRFVIPRTEMTYPGHSMKLHQNAADPVKSPVDHVMADFEDACPYEFKGPKSREVVVEALNTLDFGNKVVTVRPNNIHSKFFLGDIEAIVRGAPNRFHGIVLPKTSGPEDIIYVSKLLDSLEKEAGWKYPLQIESLIETPRAVLNAYAIATASPRMAGLIFGIADFAATLGIREIVANQNINFLYAKQAVVVAAKAAGLHAIDNVYLKLARKDDTPERVKEIEDGLREKNIGSANLGMDGTWVIHPQQAAICNECYTPTDEQLAYAKRVTELYHERGGGSMADPETGEMIDEATIKIALVDLAKGVQAGKVDPAYLAEQAAKSKAITGYDILEQMRRIV from the coding sequence ATGTTCGTACTTGATGGTGGAAAGCGGTTCGTCATCCCGCGAACCGAGATGACGTACCCCGGGCACAGCATGAAGCTCCACCAGAACGCGGCCGACCCGGTGAAGTCGCCCGTCGACCACGTCATGGCGGACTTCGAGGACGCGTGTCCTTACGAGTTCAAGGGTCCGAAGAGCCGCGAGGTGGTGGTCGAGGCGCTCAACACGCTCGACTTCGGCAACAAGGTCGTCACCGTCCGGCCGAACAACATCCACTCGAAGTTCTTCCTGGGCGACATCGAGGCGATCGTGCGCGGCGCGCCGAACCGCTTCCACGGCATCGTGCTGCCGAAGACCTCGGGGCCCGAGGACATCATCTACGTCTCGAAGCTGCTCGACTCGCTCGAGAAGGAGGCGGGCTGGAAGTACCCGCTGCAGATCGAGTCGCTGATCGAGACGCCGCGCGCGGTGCTGAACGCGTACGCGATCGCGACCGCGTCGCCGCGCATGGCGGGCCTGATCTTCGGCATCGCCGACTTCGCTGCGACGCTCGGCATCCGCGAGATCGTCGCCAACCAGAACATCAACTTCCTCTACGCCAAGCAGGCGGTGGTGGTCGCGGCGAAGGCCGCTGGTCTGCACGCGATCGACAACGTCTACCTGAAGCTCGCGCGCAAGGACGACACGCCCGAGCGCGTCAAGGAGATCGAGGACGGGCTGCGCGAGAAGAACATCGGCTCGGCGAACCTCGGCATGGACGGCACGTGGGTCATCCACCCGCAGCAGGCCGCGATCTGCAACGAGTGCTACACGCCGACCGACGAGCAGCTCGCCTACGCGAAGCGCGTCACCGAGCTCTACCACGAGCGCGGCGGCGGCTCGATGGCCGATCCCGAGACCGGCGAGATGATCGACGAGGCGACCATCAAGATCGCGCTCGTCGACCTCGCGAAGGGCGTGCAGGCCGGCAAGGTCGATCCGGCCTACCTCGCGGAGCAGGCCGCCAAGTCCAAGGCGATCACGGGCTACGACATCCTCGAGCAGATGCGGCGCATCGTTTGA
- a CDS encoding acyl-CoA dehydrogenase family protein, translating to MSLSSEAVQAARASNERLRKVVDAALAHGREVTQNGRGIDEHQAHCERLAYLATEALAAETLVTYAEEAAQHDPFATECATIFAAQAASRARAQLLDQGPAFGVSASLFDETLGSADERDFIQKALADSRIEALGREVVARRGTPDSWLEAEEARLTRETVRDFARSEVAPIAQQIHLNDDLVPESIISKMAELGFFGLAVPEQYSGQGMGNLAMIVTTEELSAASLAAAGSLITRPEILTKALLAGGTEEQKQTWLPRIARGEIMVAISVTEPDTGSDVASVKVRAEKGELDGKPGWFLSGAKAWCTFAGRANVIAMLARTDPDPAKGAKGLSLFIVPKDPFPGHEFVMRQPGGGTIEGKADRTPGYRGMHSFTMQVDRYFVPAENLVGGEGKGFYLQMSGFAAGRLQTGGRASGVAQAAIEAAAQYANERSQFGKPIGSYQLTQYKLGRMAVEIAAARQLTYHAARVFDGDERRSLEPAMAKLFACDVAVRTTQEAQLLHGGWGFAEEFPVCRYVLDALVLPIFEGVKPILELKVIARSLLA from the coding sequence ATGTCCCTGTCCAGTGAAGCCGTTCAGGCGGCGCGTGCGTCCAACGAGCGTCTGCGCAAGGTGGTCGACGCGGCCCTCGCGCACGGGCGCGAGGTGACCCAGAATGGTCGCGGCATCGACGAGCACCAGGCGCACTGCGAGCGTCTCGCCTACCTCGCGACCGAGGCGCTCGCCGCCGAGACGCTCGTCACCTACGCCGAGGAGGCCGCGCAGCACGATCCGTTCGCGACCGAGTGCGCGACGATCTTCGCGGCGCAGGCGGCGTCGCGCGCGCGGGCGCAGCTCCTGGATCAGGGGCCGGCGTTCGGCGTGAGCGCTTCGCTGTTCGACGAGACGCTCGGCTCGGCCGACGAGCGCGACTTCATCCAGAAGGCGCTCGCCGACTCACGCATCGAGGCGCTCGGCCGCGAGGTGGTCGCGCGTCGCGGCACGCCCGACTCGTGGCTCGAGGCGGAGGAAGCGCGCCTGACCCGCGAGACCGTGCGCGACTTCGCGCGCTCGGAGGTCGCGCCGATCGCGCAGCAGATCCACCTCAACGACGACCTCGTGCCCGAGTCGATCATCTCGAAGATGGCGGAGCTCGGCTTCTTCGGCCTCGCCGTGCCCGAGCAGTACAGCGGGCAGGGGATGGGCAACCTCGCGATGATCGTCACCACCGAGGAGCTCTCCGCAGCCTCGCTCGCCGCGGCGGGCAGCCTGATCACGCGGCCCGAGATCCTCACCAAGGCGCTGCTCGCCGGCGGCACCGAGGAGCAGAAGCAGACGTGGCTCCCGCGCATCGCGCGCGGCGAGATCATGGTGGCGATCTCGGTGACCGAGCCCGACACCGGCTCCGACGTCGCGTCGGTGAAGGTGCGCGCGGAGAAGGGCGAGCTCGACGGCAAGCCCGGCTGGTTCCTCTCCGGCGCGAAGGCGTGGTGCACGTTCGCCGGGCGCGCGAACGTGATCGCGATGCTCGCCCGCACCGATCCCGACCCCGCGAAGGGCGCCAAGGGCCTGTCGCTGTTCATCGTGCCGAAGGACCCGTTCCCCGGACACGAGTTCGTCATGCGTCAGCCCGGCGGCGGCACGATCGAGGGCAAGGCCGACCGCACGCCCGGCTACCGCGGCATGCACTCCTTCACGATGCAGGTCGACCGCTACTTCGTGCCCGCGGAGAACCTGGTCGGCGGCGAGGGCAAGGGCTTCTACCTGCAGATGAGCGGCTTCGCCGCGGGCCGCTTGCAGACCGGCGGACGCGCGTCGGGCGTCGCGCAGGCGGCGATCGAGGCCGCGGCGCAGTACGCCAACGAGCGCTCGCAGTTCGGCAAGCCGATCGGCTCGTACCAGCTCACGCAGTACAAGCTCGGCCGCATGGCGGTGGAGATCGCGGCCGCGCGTCAGCTCACCTACCATGCGGCGCGCGTGTTCGACGGTGACGAGCGGCGCTCGCTCGAGCCGGCGATGGCGAAGCTGTTCGCCTGCGACGTCGCGGTGCGCACGACGCAGGAGGCGCAGCTGCTGCACGGCGGCTGGGGCTTCGCGGAGGAGTTCCCCGTCTGCCGCTACGTGCTCGACGCGCTCGTGCTGCCGATCTTCGAGGGCGTGAAGCCGATCCTCGAGCTCAAGGTGATCGCGCGCAGCCTGCTCGCGTAG
- a CDS encoding carboxyl transferase domain-containing protein, with the protein MERLTSKIRTSSPEFRENAAHHRALADELRERLSEVRRGGPPEARERHMARGKLLVRDRIDALLDPGSPFLELGAFAAYGMYGGDAPAAGLVTGIGRIHGREAMIVANDATVKGGTYFPMTVKKHLRAQEIAFENRLPCVYLVDSGGAFLPLQADVFPDRDHFGRIFYNQARMSAAGIPQVAVVMGSCTAGGAYVPAMSDEAVIVAKQGTIFLGGPPLVKAATGEVVTAEELGGGDVHTRISGVADHLASNDAHALAITRSIFENLGALTTPSLVPSAPPEEPAYDPQELYGILPRDTRQPYDVHEVIARLFDGSLFAEFKPRFGPTLVTGFARLFGYTVGVLANNGVLFSESALKATHFIELCTARGIPLVFLQNITGFMVGRQYEHGGIAKDGAKMVHAVATAAVPKITLVIGASHGAGNYAMCGRAYQPRFLFMWPNSRISVMGGEQAASTLWTVRQQARGGDPEEESEEANAFKAPIREQFEREGSPYYSSARLWDDGILDPAESRAALGLALAATANAPIERTRVGVFRM; encoded by the coding sequence GTGGAACGTCTGACCAGCAAGATCCGGACGTCGAGCCCGGAGTTCCGAGAGAATGCCGCGCACCACCGGGCGCTCGCCGACGAGCTCCGCGAGCGTCTGAGCGAGGTCCGGCGCGGCGGTCCGCCCGAGGCGCGCGAGCGTCACATGGCGCGCGGCAAGCTGCTGGTGCGCGACCGCATCGACGCGCTCCTCGACCCCGGCAGCCCCTTCCTCGAGCTCGGCGCTTTCGCCGCGTACGGCATGTACGGCGGCGACGCGCCCGCCGCCGGTCTGGTGACGGGGATCGGCCGCATCCACGGTCGCGAGGCGATGATCGTCGCCAACGACGCGACCGTGAAGGGCGGCACGTACTTCCCGATGACCGTCAAGAAACATCTTCGCGCGCAGGAGATCGCGTTCGAGAACCGCCTGCCCTGCGTCTACCTGGTCGATTCGGGCGGCGCGTTCCTGCCGCTGCAGGCGGACGTCTTCCCCGACCGCGACCACTTCGGCCGGATCTTCTACAACCAGGCGCGCATGTCCGCGGCCGGCATCCCGCAGGTCGCGGTGGTCATGGGGTCGTGCACCGCGGGCGGCGCGTACGTGCCGGCGATGTCGGACGAGGCGGTGATCGTCGCCAAGCAGGGCACGATCTTCCTCGGCGGACCGCCGCTCGTGAAGGCCGCGACCGGCGAGGTGGTCACCGCGGAGGAGCTCGGCGGCGGCGACGTGCACACGCGCATCTCGGGCGTCGCCGATCACCTCGCGAGCAACGACGCGCACGCGCTCGCGATCACGCGCAGCATCTTCGAGAACCTCGGCGCGCTCACGACGCCGTCGCTCGTTCCGAGCGCGCCACCCGAGGAGCCTGCCTACGACCCGCAGGAGCTCTACGGCATCCTGCCGCGCGACACGCGGCAACCGTACGACGTGCACGAGGTCATCGCGCGTCTCTTCGACGGCTCGCTGTTCGCCGAGTTCAAGCCGCGCTTCGGGCCGACGCTCGTGACCGGGTTCGCGCGGCTTTTCGGCTACACCGTCGGCGTGCTGGCCAACAACGGCGTGCTGTTCTCCGAGTCGGCGCTCAAGGCGACGCACTTCATCGAGCTCTGCACGGCGCGCGGGATCCCGCTCGTGTTCCTGCAGAACATCACCGGCTTCATGGTCGGTCGGCAGTACGAGCACGGAGGCATCGCGAAGGACGGAGCGAAGATGGTGCACGCGGTCGCGACCGCCGCGGTACCGAAGATCACGCTGGTGATCGGCGCCTCGCACGGCGCCGGCAACTACGCGATGTGCGGCCGCGCCTACCAGCCGCGCTTCCTCTTCATGTGGCCGAACTCGCGCATCTCGGTGATGGGCGGCGAGCAGGCAGCGAGCACCCTGTGGACGGTCCGTCAGCAGGCGCGCGGCGGCGACCCCGAGGAGGAGTCCGAGGAGGCGAACGCGTTCAAGGCCCCGATTCGCGAGCAGTTCGAGCGCGAGGGCAGCCCGTACTACTCGAGCGCGCGCCTGTGGGACGACGGCATCCTCGATCCGGCCGAGTCGCGCGCGGCCCTCGGTCTCGCGCTCGCAGCGACCGCAAATGCGCCCATCGAGCGCACGCGCGTCGGCGTCTTCCGGATGTAG
- a CDS encoding 3-hydroxyacyl-CoA dehydrogenase family protein, which produces MSDQTIRTVGILGAGQMGLGIAQVTARAGFKTILVKMTPGSVDDVRKRIETALGKEVEKGRLTAEAQKAALDNLVTTGNLKDLADADLVIESIVEHLPTKHDAFAKLEDICRPDTIFASNTSTLGITEMAVRTKRPDRFIGLHFFNPATAMKLVEIATTLATKPEVVAAVKKFVTDLGKTPVLVPDSTGFIVNRLLVPYLLDAINAWRQGTGSIADIDTAMCQGAGHPMGPFALADFIGLDVVYHMATNLHDEYREPRFAPPPVLRRLFLAGQLGRKTGLGFYDYSSKPLKPNPALERAE; this is translated from the coding sequence ATGAGCGACCAGACGATCCGCACCGTCGGGATCCTCGGTGCCGGTCAGATGGGGCTCGGCATCGCGCAGGTGACGGCGCGAGCCGGCTTCAAGACGATCCTCGTCAAGATGACGCCGGGTTCGGTCGACGACGTGCGCAAGCGCATCGAGACCGCTCTCGGGAAGGAGGTCGAGAAGGGCCGCCTGACGGCCGAGGCGCAGAAGGCCGCGCTCGACAACCTCGTCACGACCGGCAACCTGAAGGACTTGGCGGACGCCGACCTGGTCATCGAGTCGATCGTCGAGCACCTGCCGACGAAGCACGACGCGTTCGCGAAGCTCGAGGACATCTGCCGTCCGGACACGATCTTCGCGAGCAACACCTCGACGCTCGGCATCACCGAGATGGCGGTGCGCACCAAGCGTCCGGACCGCTTCATCGGGCTGCACTTCTTCAACCCGGCGACGGCGATGAAGCTCGTCGAGATCGCGACGACGCTCGCCACCAAGCCGGAGGTCGTCGCGGCGGTGAAGAAGTTCGTCACCGACCTCGGCAAGACGCCGGTGCTGGTGCCGGATTCGACCGGCTTCATCGTCAACCGGCTGCTCGTGCCCTACCTGCTCGACGCCATCAACGCGTGGCGTCAGGGGACGGGGTCGATCGCCGACATCGACACCGCGATGTGCCAGGGCGCGGGGCACCCGATGGGGCCGTTCGCGCTCGCCGACTTCATCGGGCTCGACGTCGTGTACCACATGGCGACGAACCTCCACGACGAGTACCGCGAGCCGCGCTTCGCGCCGCCGCCGGTGCTGCGTCGCCTGTTCCTCGCCGGTCAGCTCGGCCGCAAGACCGGCCTCGGCTTCTACGACTACAGCTCGAAGCCGCTGAAGCCGAACCCGGCGCTCGAGCGCGCGGAGTAG
- a CDS encoding lysophospholipid acyltransferase family protein yields MRGVVSSLRLVFPGVVGEIEAEVESRLARIPSQLNEYGYDPWGMSLRTLRYATTLTALLYRYYFRVETEGIENFPSGRMLLIANHAGQLPLDAAMLMTASILEAEPPRVLRGMAEYWMPTLPFISTIGHRIGSVVGTPKNCIDLLRREEAVIAFPEGVRGLNKPYTQRYRLQRFGLGFMRLALEADCPIVPAVVIGSEEQAPAIANVEPLGRLIGAPAFPITLTFPWLGPLGLLPLPVKYHIYIGAPMHFSGNPHDEDAVIEAKVQEVRDEMRAMIECGLRTRRSIFF; encoded by the coding sequence TTGCGGGGCGTCGTCTCGTCGCTGCGCCTCGTGTTTCCGGGCGTCGTCGGCGAGATCGAGGCCGAGGTCGAGTCCCGCCTCGCGCGGATCCCGAGCCAGCTCAACGAGTACGGCTACGACCCATGGGGCATGAGCCTGCGCACGCTGCGCTACGCCACGACGCTCACCGCCCTGCTCTACCGCTACTACTTCCGGGTCGAGACCGAGGGCATCGAGAACTTCCCGTCGGGGCGGATGCTGCTGATCGCGAACCACGCGGGACAGCTGCCGCTCGACGCGGCGATGCTGATGACCGCGTCGATCCTCGAGGCCGAGCCGCCGCGCGTGCTCCGCGGCATGGCCGAGTACTGGATGCCGACGCTGCCGTTCATCAGCACGATCGGCCACCGCATCGGCTCCGTCGTCGGCACGCCGAAGAACTGCATCGACCTGCTGCGCCGCGAGGAGGCGGTGATCGCGTTCCCGGAAGGCGTCCGTGGCCTGAACAAGCCCTACACGCAGCGCTACCGTCTGCAGCGCTTCGGCCTCGGCTTCATGCGGCTCGCGCTCGAGGCCGATTGTCCGATCGTGCCTGCGGTCGTCATCGGCTCCGAGGAGCAGGCGCCGGCCATCGCGAACGTCGAGCCGCTGGGACGGCTGATCGGCGCGCCGGCCTTCCCGATCACGCTCACCTTCCCGTGGCTCGGTCCGCTCGGGCTGCTTCCGCTTCCCGTCAAGTATCACATTTACATCGGCGCGCCGATGCACTTCTCCGGCAACCCGCACGACGAGGACGCGGTGATCGAGGCCAAGGTCCAGGAGGTGCGCGACGAGATGCGCGCCATGATCGAGTGCGGCCTGCGCACCCGTCGCAGCATCTTCTTCTGA
- a CDS encoding NAD-dependent epimerase/dehydratase family protein, with protein MERLLITGIAGGQGRLVARLAAGSWDVCGVDRDEMTAFADGTPVRVYVVDLLKRKFEDVFRHERPTAVIHLAFVRHFRASLEERHEVNVLGTKRLLDYCAHYGVRQLTVLSSAYVYGALAENPSYMDEDSPLNVSRNYPEVRDLAEVDALCSAFLWQHPEVRTTILRPVNTLGDSVHSAIGTYLKLRYVPMLMGFDPMMQFIHEQDLARAILLTLERQLRGVYNVAGPGAVPLHVAIRETGGVPLTLPESLARPFVKRLFRFGLYPFPPGAIDFIKYPCTVSDRRFKAATGFEPKWSLHDIFAQLRVERERASA; from the coding sequence ATGGAGAGGCTGCTCATCACCGGCATCGCCGGCGGGCAGGGTCGGCTGGTCGCGCGGCTCGCGGCCGGGTCGTGGGACGTCTGCGGTGTCGACCGCGACGAGATGACGGCGTTCGCCGACGGCACGCCCGTCCGGGTCTACGTCGTCGATCTTCTCAAGCGAAAATTCGAGGACGTCTTCCGCCACGAGCGTCCGACCGCGGTGATCCACCTCGCCTTCGTGCGCCACTTCCGCGCGAGCCTCGAGGAGCGGCACGAGGTCAACGTGCTCGGGACCAAGCGCCTCCTCGACTACTGCGCGCACTATGGCGTGCGCCAGCTCACGGTGCTGTCGAGCGCCTATGTCTACGGCGCGCTCGCCGAGAACCCGAGCTACATGGACGAGGACAGCCCGCTCAACGTCAGCCGGAACTACCCCGAGGTGCGCGACCTCGCCGAGGTGGACGCCCTGTGCTCCGCGTTCCTCTGGCAGCACCCCGAGGTCCGCACGACGATCCTGCGGCCGGTGAACACGCTCGGCGACTCGGTGCACAGCGCGATCGGGACGTACCTCAAGCTGCGCTACGTGCCGATGCTCATGGGCTTCGACCCCATGATGCAGTTCATCCACGAGCAGGACCTCGCGCGCGCGATCCTCCTGACCCTGGAGCGTCAGCTGCGCGGCGTGTACAACGTCGCCGGGCCGGGAGCGGTTCCGCTGCACGTCGCGATCCGCGAGACGGGCGGCGTCCCGCTGACGCTGCCGGAGTCGCTCGCGCGTCCGTTCGTGAAGCGGCTGTTCCGCTTTGGCCTCTATCCGTTTCCCCCTGGCGCAATTGATTTCATCAAGTATCCGTGCACGGTAAGCGATCGTCGCTTCAAAGCGGCCACCGGATTCGAGCCGAAATGGAGCCTGCACGACATCTTCGCGCAGTTGCGGGTCGAGCGAGAGCGCGCAAGCGCGTAA
- a CDS encoding protein meaA, with protein MKRDKPWVMRTYSGHSSARASNELYRLNLSKGQTGLSVAFDLPTQTGYDSDDPIAVGEVGKVGVPIAHIGDMETLFAGIPLGEMNTSMTINGTAAWLLALYIAVAERQGVDPKVLQGTTQNDIIKEYLSRGTYIFPPAPSMRLTSDIITYTVKHVPKWNPTNVCSYHLQEAGATPVQEIAYALAAAIAILDTVRESGRVDESELAQVVGRISFFLNSGIRFIEEICKTRAFAKLWDEITRERYGVTDEKLRRFRYGVQVNSLGLTEAQPENNVPRIVLEALGVTLSRNVRCRALQLPAWNEALGLPRPWDQQWSLRIQQILAYETDILEYDDIFDGSRVIEAKVAEIEAAARRELDEVLAQGGIVPAIDSGWVKQRLVRSQFERLRRIESGEQVVVGLNRFTETEPSPLATSGASAILKVDEAAEREQIESLRAFRAQRNAAEVAAALAALRDAAVNGENIMPASIRAAHAGVTTGEWAGTLREIFGSYRAPTGIVGVATGSTNGDRDPRVAKIRERVREAAQRLGHPVKVLIGKPGLDGHSNGAEQIAMACCDAGMEVIYGGIRLSPAEIVATARDEAVDLVGLSILSGSHLTLVPQIVRGLREQGVDDVPIVVGGIVPEEDAQALRAQGVARVYTPKDYDVLAIIDDMVDVVVQRAA; from the coding sequence GTGAAACGCGACAAGCCCTGGGTCATGCGCACCTACTCGGGCCACTCGAGCGCCCGGGCGAGCAACGAGCTCTACCGCCTCAACCTGTCGAAGGGGCAGACCGGCCTGTCCGTCGCCTTCGATCTGCCGACGCAGACCGGCTACGACAGCGACGACCCGATCGCCGTCGGCGAGGTCGGCAAGGTCGGCGTGCCGATCGCCCACATCGGCGACATGGAGACGCTGTTCGCCGGGATCCCGCTCGGCGAGATGAACACGTCGATGACGATCAACGGCACGGCGGCGTGGCTGCTCGCGCTGTACATCGCCGTCGCCGAGCGTCAAGGCGTCGACCCGAAGGTCCTTCAGGGCACGACGCAGAACGACATCATCAAGGAGTACCTCTCGCGCGGCACCTACATCTTCCCGCCCGCGCCGAGCATGCGGCTCACTTCGGACATCATCACCTACACCGTCAAGCACGTCCCGAAGTGGAACCCGACCAACGTCTGCAGCTACCACTTGCAGGAAGCGGGCGCGACGCCAGTGCAGGAGATCGCCTACGCGCTCGCCGCGGCGATCGCGATCCTCGACACCGTGCGCGAGTCGGGGCGCGTCGACGAGTCCGAGCTCGCGCAGGTCGTCGGGCGCATCAGCTTCTTCCTCAACTCCGGCATCCGCTTCATCGAGGAGATCTGCAAGACGCGCGCGTTCGCCAAGCTGTGGGACGAGATCACGCGCGAGCGCTACGGCGTCACCGACGAGAAGCTGCGCCGCTTCCGCTACGGCGTGCAGGTGAACTCGCTCGGCCTCACCGAGGCGCAGCCCGAGAACAACGTCCCGCGCATCGTGCTCGAGGCGCTCGGCGTCACGCTGTCGCGCAACGTCCGCTGCCGCGCGCTGCAGCTTCCGGCGTGGAACGAGGCGCTCGGCCTGCCGCGTCCGTGGGATCAGCAGTGGAGCCTGCGCATCCAGCAGATCCTCGCCTACGAGACCGACATCCTCGAGTACGACGACATCTTCGACGGCAGCCGGGTGATCGAGGCGAAGGTCGCCGAGATCGAGGCGGCCGCGCGGCGTGAGCTCGACGAGGTGCTCGCGCAGGGCGGCATCGTGCCCGCGATCGATTCCGGCTGGGTCAAGCAACGGCTGGTGCGCTCGCAATTCGAGCGCCTGCGGCGCATCGAGTCCGGCGAGCAGGTGGTCGTCGGCCTGAACCGCTTCACCGAGACCGAGCCGTCGCCGCTCGCGACCTCGGGCGCGTCGGCGATCCTCAAGGTCGACGAGGCCGCCGAGCGCGAACAGATCGAGTCGCTGCGCGCCTTCCGTGCGCAGCGCAACGCGGCCGAGGTCGCGGCGGCGCTCGCCGCGCTGCGCGACGCCGCGGTCAACGGCGAGAACATCATGCCGGCCTCGATCCGCGCGGCGCACGCCGGCGTCACGACCGGCGAGTGGGCAGGCACGCTGCGCGAGATCTTCGGCAGCTACCGCGCGCCGACCGGCATCGTCGGCGTCGCGACCGGCAGCACGAACGGCGACCGCGACCCGCGCGTCGCCAAGATCCGCGAGCGCGTGCGCGAGGCCGCGCAGCGCCTCGGCCACCCGGTCAAGGTGCTGATCGGCAAGCCCGGGCTCGACGGGCACTCGAACGGCGCCGAGCAGATCGCGATGGCCTGCTGCGACGCCGGCATGGAGGTCATCTACGGCGGGATCCGCCTGTCGCCCGCCGAGATCGTCGCGACCGCGCGCGACGAGGCCGTCGACCTCGTCGGCCTCAGCATCCTTTCCGGCTCGCACCTCACGCTGGTGCCGCAGATCGTCCGCGGGCTGCGCGAGCAGGGCGTCGACGACGTGCCGATCGTCGTCGGCGGCATCGTGCCGGAGGAGGACGCGCAGGCGCTGCGCGCCCAGGGCGTCGCACGCGTCTACACACCGAAGGATTACGACGTGCTCGCGATCATCGACGACATGGTCGACGTCGTCGTGCAGCGCGCTGCTTGA
- a CDS encoding BolA family protein, translating into MDRAAELERRIVEALEAEHVEVLDDSAQHRGHAGARGGAGHYTVIVVSRKLEGLDRVARHRAVYEAAGDMIPKQIHALSVRAYTPEEWQEVPPRG; encoded by the coding sequence ATGGATCGCGCTGCAGAGCTCGAAAGGCGGATCGTCGAAGCCCTCGAAGCCGAGCACGTCGAGGTGCTCGACGACAGCGCCCAGCATCGTGGGCACGCTGGAGCGCGCGGCGGAGCCGGCCACTACACGGTGATCGTCGTGTCGCGCAAGCTCGAAGGACTCGATCGCGTCGCACGCCACCGTGCGGTCTACGAGGCCGCCGGCGACATGATCCCGAAGCAGATCCACGCCCTCTCGGTGCGCGCGTACACGCCCGAAGAGTGGCAAGAGGTTCCGCCGCGCGGGTGA